From one Leguminivora glycinivorella isolate SPB_JAAS2020 chromosome 5, LegGlyc_1.1, whole genome shotgun sequence genomic stretch:
- the LOC125226264 gene encoding protein PIF-like isoform X2: MRQLSVWLLLTVFIVVLTYVPDNEVTAAPCDHDHHHRHRRHRPKHDDDDDDDDDDEDEKPKKHKPKKHKKKGDKDDDDDDDKDDQDKDKNKDKDKDKDKDKKNKKDKKKGKDDDDDEDEKPKKHKPNKHKKKGDKDKDDDKDDPDKDKNKHKDKDKDKDKKNKKKGKDDDDDEDEKPKKHKPNKHKKKGDKDKDDDKDDNKDDDKDDKKDKDKKKKKGEDKIKEKDDKLMQDGKEIIKDIDILEQIFSR, from the exons ATGAGGCAACTATCGGTGTGGCTGCTCCTGACAGTTTTTATTGtg GTGTTAACTTACGTACCTGACAATGAAG TAACAGCAGCACCATGCGATCACGACCACCATCATCGTCATCGCCGTCATCGGCCCAAacacgatgatgatgatgacgatgatgacgACGACGAAGACGAGAAGCCTAAAAAACACAAGCCTAAGAAACATAAGAAAAAAGGTGATaaagatgatgatgacgatgatgataaaGATGATCAGGATAAGGACAAGAATAAAGATAAGGATAAGGACAAGGATAAAGATAAGAAGAATAAGAAAGATAAAAAGAAAGgtaaggatgatgatgacgacgAAGATGAAAAGCCAAAAAAACACAAGCCTAACAAACATAAGAAAAAAGGTgataaagataaagatgatGATAAAGATGATCCGGATAAGGACAAGAATAAACATAAGGATAAGGACAAGGATAAAgacaagaaaaataaaaagaaaggaaaggatgatgatgacgacgAAGATGAAAAGCCAAAAAAACATAAGCCTAACAAACATAAGAAAAAAGGTGATAAAGATAAAGACGATGATAAAGATGATAACAAAGATGATGATAAAGATGATAAGAAGGATAAAGATAAGAAAAAGAAGAAAGGTGAGGataaaataaaggaaaaagACGACAAGTTGATGCAGGATGGAAAAG AAATCATCAAAGATATTG ATATTTTGGAGCAGATATTTTCGCGGTAA
- the LOC125226269 gene encoding probable mediator of RNA polymerase II transcription subunit 19b, translating into MQVFRLSTHANMRQQSVWLLLIVFIVILTYVADNEVTAAPCGDYKYPHHHEKKGDKVKDKDKDKDKDKKKKKKKDKKKEIKKDIEDIMKKIFSR; encoded by the exons ATGCAAGTATTCAGACTTTCGACACACGCTAACATGAGGCAACAGTCGGTGTGGCTGCTCCTGATAGTTTTTATTGTG ATATTAACTTACGTAGCTGACAATGAAG TAACAGCTGCACCATGCGGTGATTACAAATATCCTCATCATCATGAGAAAAAAGGCGATAAAGTTAAGGATAAGGATAAGGACAAGGATAAGgataagaaaaagaaaaagaaaaaagataAGAAAAAAG AAATCAAGAAAGATATTG AAGACATTATGAAGAAGATCTTTTCACGTTAA
- the LOC125226264 gene encoding putative uncharacterized protein DDB_G0292636 isoform X1: protein MRQLSVWLLLTVFIVVLTYVPDNEVTAAPCDHDHHHRHRRHRPKHDDDDDDDDDDEDEKPKKHKPKKHKKKGDKDDDDDDDKDDQDKDKNKDKDKDKDKDKKNKKDKKKGKDDDDDEDEKPKKHKPNKHKKKGDKDKDDDKDDPDKDKNKHKDKDKDKDKKNKKKGKDDDDDEDEKPKKHKPNKHKKKGDKDKDDDKDDNKDDDKDDKKDKDKKKKKGEDKIKEKDDKLMQDGKEIIKDIADILEQIFSR, encoded by the exons ATGAGGCAACTATCGGTGTGGCTGCTCCTGACAGTTTTTATTGtg GTGTTAACTTACGTACCTGACAATGAAG TAACAGCAGCACCATGCGATCACGACCACCATCATCGTCATCGCCGTCATCGGCCCAAacacgatgatgatgatgacgatgatgacgACGACGAAGACGAGAAGCCTAAAAAACACAAGCCTAAGAAACATAAGAAAAAAGGTGATaaagatgatgatgacgatgatgataaaGATGATCAGGATAAGGACAAGAATAAAGATAAGGATAAGGACAAGGATAAAGATAAGAAGAATAAGAAAGATAAAAAGAAAGgtaaggatgatgatgacgacgAAGATGAAAAGCCAAAAAAACACAAGCCTAACAAACATAAGAAAAAAGGTgataaagataaagatgatGATAAAGATGATCCGGATAAGGACAAGAATAAACATAAGGATAAGGACAAGGATAAAgacaagaaaaataaaaagaaaggaaaggatgatgatgacgacgAAGATGAAAAGCCAAAAAAACATAAGCCTAACAAACATAAGAAAAAAGGTGATAAAGATAAAGACGATGATAAAGATGATAACAAAGATGATGATAAAGATGATAAGAAGGATAAAGATAAGAAAAAGAAGAAAGGTGAGGataaaataaaggaaaaagACGACAAGTTGATGCAGGATGGAAAAG AAATCATCAAAGATATTG cAGATATTTTGGAGCAGATATTTTCGCGGTAA